In Sphingomonas psychrotolerans, the following proteins share a genomic window:
- a CDS encoding HNH endonuclease encodes MYHPDLIRHPDGCPALVLNADYTPLSYYPLSVWPWQTAIKALFLDRVDVVSFYEREVRSPSARLKLPSVIALKQYVRPSQFPAFTRFNLFLRDKFSCQYCGTQRDLTFDHVVPRAQGGRTTWENVATACAPCNLKKGGRTPKQAAMPLHIEPIRPTSWQLQEHGRRFPPHYLHQTWRDWLYWDVELEA; translated from the coding sequence ATGTATCATCCCGATCTTATCCGCCATCCGGACGGTTGCCCCGCGCTTGTGCTCAACGCCGATTACACGCCGCTCAGCTATTATCCCCTCAGCGTGTGGCCGTGGCAGACCGCGATAAAGGCGCTGTTCCTCGACCGGGTCGACGTCGTCTCCTTTTACGAACGCGAGGTCCGAAGTCCCAGCGCGAGGCTGAAGCTCCCTTCGGTCATCGCGCTCAAACAATATGTCAGACCTTCTCAATTCCCTGCCTTCACGCGCTTCAACCTGTTCCTCCGCGACAAGTTCTCCTGCCAATATTGCGGGACTCAGCGCGACCTCACCTTCGACCATGTCGTCCCCCGCGCCCAGGGCGGCCGTACCACCTGGGAAAATGTCGCCACTGCCTGTGCGCCCTGCAATCTCAAAAAGGGCGGGCGCACGCCGAAGCAGGCAGCGATGCCGCTCCATATCGAACCGATCCGGCCGACGAGCTGGCAGTTGCAGGAACATGGCCGACGCTTCCCCCCGCATTATCTTCACCAGACGTGGCGCGACTGGCTCTATTGGGATGTGGAGCTCGAAGCCTGA